One Lachnospiraceae bacterium C1.1 genomic region harbors:
- a CDS encoding glycosyltransferase family A protein, whose product MHTLTVFTPSYNRENMLPRLYKSLTEQTNKDFEWLIVDDGSTDKTRKLVESFKAEKKISIRYHYQKNGGKMRAHNTGVRMAETEIFVCLDSDDYFTKSAVNDILDVWKNIRDDKECAGIVAHKGSSETEILYNEEFPENLERTTIFDLRLKGFKGETTLVFRTDVLKEHEFPEIDREKYVPEDYVYDLIGSRYYLHLMPEILTVCELVEKGYTDRVDELRWNNPTAWYLYYVNRAKAAPWCVLKFKYAAHCLRFSLLADDDYKAENPLPPLLILCGLPGALALSLRRKL is encoded by the coding sequence ATGCATACATTAACAGTTTTTACACCAAGCTATAATCGTGAAAATATGCTGCCGAGGCTTTATAAAAGCCTTACAGAGCAGACGAATAAGGATTTTGAATGGCTTATAGTAGATGACGGTTCTACGGATAAGACGAGAAAACTTGTAGAATCCTTTAAAGCAGAGAAAAAAATATCCATAAGATATCATTATCAGAAAAACGGCGGTAAGATGAGAGCTCACAATACCGGCGTAAGAATGGCGGAAACAGAAATTTTTGTCTGTCTGGATTCCGATGATTATTTTACAAAGAGCGCAGTTAATGATATATTGGACGTATGGAAAAACATTCGGGATGATAAGGAATGTGCAGGCATAGTTGCCCACAAGGGAAGCAGCGAGACAGAGATTCTTTATAATGAGGAATTTCCGGAAAACCTTGAAAGAACAACGATCTTCGATCTTAGGCTTAAGGGCTTTAAGGGAGAGACGACGCTGGTCTTCAGGACGGATGTCTTAAAGGAGCATGAATTTCCGGAGATAGACAGGGAAAAATATGTTCCCGAGGACTATGTTTATGACCTTATCGGAAGCAGATATTATCTGCATCTTATGCCCGAGATACTTACGGTATGTGAACTGGTTGAAAAGGGATATACCGACAGGGTTGATGAGCTGCGATGGAATAACCCGACCGCATGGTATTTGTATTATGTAAACCGCGCGAAGGCAGCTCCCTGGTGTGTCTTAAAATTTAAGTATGCAGCGCACTGTCTGAGATTTTCCCTCCTGGCGGATGATGATTACAAGGCAGAGAATCCTTTGCCGCCTTTGCTTATCCTATGCGGGCTTCCGGGTGCACTGGCATTGAGCTTAAGAAGAAAATTATAA
- a CDS encoding sugar transferase, protein MRAIRSEEALKRLYTLLVCTIMVAADSAMILYALHFIYNLEFRTQLYFRGHLFVMGMYVVVLLFLGQVFGGIIVGVRKAGEVMFSFLFAALMSGSFFYFIVALLSYKLPTPIPLLLVLLVQIIFSSGWISITAKIYGNRFKPYDVLLIYKGESIENFREKLATRKDQFHIADSVNIREGEEKLRSLINKYNTVMLWDIPSGYRNQIFKICYEKSKRIYVMPKISDIILNGSEAVHLFDTPLLLTEANPLQYEERVLKRIMDIVISLCLIIITAPIMLIAALAIKLYDRGPALYSQVRCTKGGRKFRIYKFRSMIVNAESAGVAVLAAESDPRITPIGKFIRACRIDELPQLFNVLNGDMSFVGPRPERPEFIEKYLETMPEFAYRMKVRAGITGYAQLYGKYNTLPYDKLKFDLYYIEQYSLWLDIKLMILTVKILFTKESTEGTKEKVTSAKDRAG, encoded by the coding sequence ATGAGAGCAATCAGATCAGAAGAAGCGCTGAAGCGCTTATATACACTGCTTGTATGCACGATCATGGTCGCAGCAGATTCGGCTATGATATTGTATGCACTGCACTTTATATACAATTTAGAATTCAGGACCCAGCTCTATTTCAGGGGACATCTCTTTGTAATGGGGATGTATGTAGTAGTGCTGCTTTTCCTGGGACAGGTATTCGGAGGAATAATCGTCGGAGTAAGGAAAGCCGGAGAGGTTATGTTCAGCTTTCTCTTTGCGGCATTGATGTCGGGGAGCTTTTTTTATTTTATAGTAGCGCTCCTGTCCTATAAACTTCCGACGCCGATCCCTTTATTGCTGGTATTACTGGTACAGATCATATTTTCGTCGGGCTGGATATCAATTACGGCAAAGATTTACGGCAATCGTTTCAAGCCCTATGATGTTTTGCTGATCTATAAAGGCGAGTCAATAGAAAATTTCAGGGAGAAGCTCGCAACGAGGAAAGATCAGTTTCATATAGCAGATTCGGTGAATATAAGAGAGGGTGAAGAGAAGTTAAGAAGCCTTATCAATAAGTATAATACCGTGATGCTCTGGGATATCCCTTCGGGCTACAGAAATCAGATATTTAAGATCTGCTATGAGAAATCAAAACGTATATATGTAATGCCTAAAATATCTGACATCATATTGAACGGATCCGAGGCGGTACATCTTTTTGATACACCGCTCCTGCTCACAGAGGCAAATCCGCTTCAATATGAAGAGCGAGTCCTTAAAAGGATAATGGATATAGTTATTTCCTTATGCCTTATAATAATCACAGCGCCGATAATGCTGATTGCAGCTTTGGCTATAAAGCTTTACGACAGGGGACCTGCACTTTATTCGCAGGTCAGATGTACCAAGGGCGGAAGAAAATTTAGAATATATAAATTCAGGAGCATGATCGTAAATGCCGAAAGTGCAGGAGTAGCAGTGCTTGCGGCAGAGTCAGACCCGAGGATAACACCGATTGGAAAGTTTATCAGAGCCTGCAGGATAGATGAACTCCCGCAGCTTTTTAACGTCCTTAACGGTGATATGTCATTTGTGGGGCCGAGACCGGAAAGGCCGGAATTTATAGAAAAATATCTGGAAACAATGCCGGAATTCGCATACAGAATGAAGGTCAGGGCAGGAATTACCGGATATGCCCAGCTTTACGGGAAATATAACACGCTTCCTTATGATAAACTGAAATTTGATCTTTATTATATAGAACAGTATTCATTATGGCTTGATATAAAGCTTATGATACTTACGGTCAAGATTCTTTTTACAAAGGAAAGTACAGAGGGAACGAAAGAGAAGGTAACGTCTGCAAAAGACAGAGCAGGCTGA
- a CDS encoding glycosyltransferase family 2 protein, which translates to MANVSVVIPVHNASRFIEDTLRSILAETYKDWEIILVEDHSTDNSVECMNIMVKEFEEKGLGDRIRVLSSKGRGAASARNTGIDAAESRYIAFLDADDLWEPPKLEQQLKFMKKTGAAFSFTGYEFADETGVGIEKIVRVPKIMNYKKALKNTTIFTSTVMFDMKKISKEEIRMPDVPSEDTATWWKILRSGYMAYGLDRPLTLYRRSGNTLSSNKKTAIKRIWNLYRNVEKLSPVYSAWCFVFYAVHAVGRRI; encoded by the coding sequence ATGGCGAATGTATCAGTAGTTATTCCGGTGCACAATGCGAGCCGGTTTATAGAAGATACGCTGCGTTCTATACTGGCAGAAACTTACAAAGACTGGGAGATAATCCTTGTGGAGGATCACAGTACGGACAACAGCGTTGAATGCATGAACATTATGGTAAAAGAGTTCGAGGAAAAGGGACTCGGAGACCGCATCAGAGTGCTCAGTTCAAAGGGCAGGGGGGCGGCATCAGCCAGAAATACGGGAATAGACGCAGCAGAGAGCAGATATATCGCTTTTCTGGATGCAGATGATCTCTGGGAACCTCCAAAGCTCGAACAGCAGCTTAAATTTATGAAAAAAACAGGGGCGGCATTTTCATTTACAGGCTATGAATTTGCCGATGAGACCGGAGTCGGTATCGAGAAGATAGTAAGAGTCCCTAAAATAATGAATTATAAAAAGGCTCTTAAAAATACGACTATTTTTACAAGTACGGTCATGTTTGATATGAAAAAGATCAGCAAGGAAGAGATAAGAATGCCTGATGTACCGAGTGAAGATACTGCCACATGGTGGAAAATACTTCGTTCCGGCTATATGGCATATGGTCTTGACAGACCTCTTACGCTCTATAGGAGGAGTGGAAATACTCTTTCCTCCAACAAAAAGACCGCAATAAAGAGAATCTGGAATTTATACAGGAATGTAGAAAAGTTAAGTCCTGTGTATAGTGCATGGTGCTTTGTTTTTTACGCTGTGCATGCGGTAGGAAGACGAATATGA
- a CDS encoding glycosyltransferase family 4 protein, which produces MSAKRIFLVGDDWSNTGPANATYALRKHLPKNTLYLEHRSKAMRAFELTMKMRKADVAVFSGHSRQNLMGMDMAHRAKIPCIYIMHGCVEHENTINQAVDEGMSRDERAMMERADLILAVSEQFESWLKTNYVEYRDKISHLVNGIDWESFGNLASGEKRNENMILSVGGGMPRKRITRICEAIEILKKEGFEDLTLTVVGDEGADTEKINSYPFVNNRGLVDRAEMKRLYHESKLFVQNSIFETFGLAPVEAVLSGADILVSKYCGVLSVLGGMEEKDIIDNPDNPEEIAEKIKQMLKDDNHTRIVVETDKESTSWTKRAEELLAIAQKIKR; this is translated from the coding sequence ATGAGCGCGAAAAGAATCTTTCTGGTTGGTGATGACTGGTCAAATACAGGACCGGCAAATGCTACTTATGCCTTGCGTAAACATCTGCCTAAGAATACCCTTTACCTCGAGCATAGATCAAAGGCAATGAGGGCTTTTGAGCTTACAATGAAAATGCGTAAGGCTGATGTTGCTGTCTTTTCAGGTCATTCGAGACAGAATCTCATGGGAATGGACATGGCTCACAGGGCAAAGATACCCTGCATATACATAATGCATGGCTGCGTTGAACATGAGAATACGATAAACCAGGCTGTCGACGAAGGAATGTCAAGAGATGAGCGTGCCATGATGGAGCGCGCAGATCTGATACTGGCAGTTTCAGAGCAGTTTGAGAGCTGGCTTAAGACTAATTATGTTGAATACAGAGATAAAATTTCGCACCTTGTAAATGGCATAGATTGGGAAAGCTTTGGGAATCTTGCCTCCGGTGAGAAACGTAATGAAAATATGATCCTAAGCGTTGGCGGAGGAATGCCGAGAAAACGTATAACGAGAATCTGCGAGGCCATCGAGATCCTTAAAAAAGAAGGATTTGAGGATCTGACACTGACTGTAGTCGGAGATGAGGGAGCAGACACAGAGAAAATAAACAGCTATCCTTTTGTAAACAATAGGGGGCTTGTTGACCGTGCAGAAATGAAAAGGCTTTATCACGAGTCGAAGCTTTTCGTGCAGAACAGTATTTTTGAGACCTTTGGTCTGGCTCCTGTGGAGGCTGTGCTTTCCGGAGCAGACATACTTGTTTCTAAATATTGCGGAGTTCTTTCCGTGCTCGGAGGCATGGAGGAAAAGGATATTATAGACAATCCGGATAATCCGGAGGAAATTGCTGAAAAAATAAAGCAAATGCTTAAAGACGACAATCATACAAGGATAGTCGTTGAGACTGATAAGGAGTCTACATCATGGACAAAGAGAGCAGAGGAGCTCTTGGCAATAGCGCAGAAAATCAAAAGGTAA
- a CDS encoding O-antigen ligase family protein, whose product MDKESRGALGNSAENQKVRNLLTWIALIIQMIFYAGTWTIPKFYGVTEKYNSLIIFISLAIVFFANIDILKELREGPKKNPVFYAMGAAIVIAFANLFIIGSNKGCILILANFLLIWYLAPKVDFSGKQLKTLEIFFLIMYISWFLYDRGFSYNTNTGATVTVFTLLGAMTALIRLTEKKEIYGFFAVLAVFRAITLVLWHLARGAFIALTLFLIFYFIIPRSFWKNKILYRILCIFVTLGSIAFVAFYVILGSTGFNFKLPFFYKNIFSGREQIWLEVWDILKENILTGIGSGRELKSFVEYNIHNSMYDILAVHGVIVFILSLVVIVSRLFKMQAELDKADVIKLCAASAVFAIFIESFIDMDLMWADYSPLLLFLLAEVHRRNKVKAGN is encoded by the coding sequence ATGGACAAAGAGAGCAGAGGAGCTCTTGGCAATAGCGCAGAAAATCAAAAGGTAAGAAATCTTTTAACATGGATTGCGTTAATAATACAAATGATATTTTATGCCGGAACCTGGACAATACCCAAGTTCTATGGAGTTACAGAGAAATATAATTCACTTATAATTTTTATATCGCTTGCGATAGTTTTTTTCGCAAATATTGATATCTTGAAGGAATTGAGAGAAGGACCTAAGAAAAATCCGGTCTTTTATGCCATGGGAGCGGCAATTGTGATAGCTTTTGCCAATCTTTTTATAATCGGTTCGAATAAGGGCTGCATATTGATCCTGGCGAATTTCCTTTTAATATGGTATCTCGCGCCTAAAGTTGATTTCAGCGGAAAACAGCTTAAAACACTTGAGATCTTTTTCCTAATAATGTATATAAGCTGGTTTCTCTATGACAGAGGATTTTCATATAATACCAACACAGGTGCAACTGTAACGGTATTTACCCTGCTTGGCGCAATGACAGCCTTGATAAGATTGACTGAGAAAAAGGAAATATATGGATTTTTTGCGGTACTGGCAGTTTTCAGGGCGATAACACTGGTGCTCTGGCATCTTGCAAGAGGAGCTTTTATCGCACTGACCTTATTTCTTATATTTTATTTTATTATACCGAGGTCTTTTTGGAAAAATAAGATCTTATACAGGATCCTCTGCATTTTTGTGACTTTGGGATCTATAGCATTCGTGGCATTTTATGTGATTTTAGGATCCACGGGCTTTAATTTCAAGCTTCCCTTCTTTTACAAAAATATCTTTTCCGGAAGAGAGCAGATATGGCTGGAAGTGTGGGATATCTTAAAAGAGAACATTCTTACGGGAATAGGCTCCGGAAGAGAGCTTAAATCCTTTGTGGAATATAATATCCATAATTCCATGTACGATATTCTTGCGGTACATGGGGTAATAGTATTTATTCTTTCACTTGTTGTGATCGTTTCGAGACTCTTTAAGATGCAGGCAGAGCTTGATAAAGCTGATGTTATCAAGTTATGCGCGGCATCGGCAGTTTTTGCGATATTTATCGAGTCATTTATAGATATGGATCTAATGTGGGCGGATTATTCTCCGCTTCTGCTTTTCCTGCTGGCAGAAGTCCACAGACGAAATAAGGTTAAAGCGGGAAATTAG
- a CDS encoding glycosyltransferase family 2 protein has product MTKVSSASRLSVLLSAMQLDDWHYIDNLNISGNALVINQCDRDGDERIEDGNRKIRFISTRERGLSKSRNMAVRETEGEICIFCDNDVKYRDNYEELILGEFRRMKDADIIVFFIERPERHSPIFKKRRRMGYLSTMKTFSPELAFRKSSLVKAGLELDEDFGAGARYSMGEENIFLYDAIKAGLRIYYAPVKIASLIENESTWFKGYTERFFINRGAGYYRMAGFFSHILIWQFALRKKKEYGKDKMSLRDALRYMYKGAHEYEREKNLSGW; this is encoded by the coding sequence ATGACAAAGGTAAGTTCAGCCAGCCGTTTATCTGTGCTGCTTTCAGCGATGCAGTTAGACGACTGGCATTATATTGACAATTTAAATATCAGCGGAAATGCCCTTGTGATCAACCAATGCGACAGGGATGGTGACGAGAGGATAGAAGACGGAAATAGGAAGATTCGTTTTATATCAACAAGGGAGAGAGGTCTTTCCAAAAGCCGGAATATGGCAGTAAGAGAGACCGAGGGAGAAATATGCATCTTCTGCGATAATGATGTGAAATACCGGGATAATTATGAAGAGCTGATACTAGGCGAATTCCGGAGGATGAAAGATGCAGATATCATTGTTTTCTTTATAGAGAGGCCTGAGAGACATTCTCCAATATTTAAGAAGAGAAGAAGGATGGGCTATCTTTCTACGATGAAAACTTTTTCTCCTGAGCTGGCTTTCAGAAAAAGCTCGCTTGTGAAAGCCGGACTTGAGCTGGATGAGGATTTTGGAGCCGGTGCGCGATACAGCATGGGAGAAGAAAATATCTTTTTGTATGATGCCATAAAGGCTGGACTCAGGATATATTATGCGCCGGTAAAAATTGCCTCGTTAATAGAAAATGAATCAACCTGGTTTAAGGGATATACTGAGAGGTTTTTTATCAACAGAGGAGCCGGATATTACAGAATGGCAGGCTTTTTTAGTCATATTCTTATCTGGCAGTTCGCATTAAGAAAGAAAAAAGAGTACGGTAAAGATAAAATGTCTTTAAGAGATGCTTTAAGATATATGTATAAGGGGGCACACGAATATGAGCGCGAAAAGAATCTTTCTGGTTGGTGA